From the genome of Nitrospirae bacterium YQR-1, one region includes:
- a CDS encoding type II toxin-antitoxin system HicA family toxin, with amino-acid sequence MSRITPVSWRTLEKVFLAAGFSFARQEGSHRSYVKEGVSRPVVIPAYDEVPISIIKNNLTTAGISRDSYFQLLVKV; translated from the coding sequence ATGTCCAGAATAACACCAGTATCATGGAGGACACTTGAGAAAGTCTTTCTTGCCGCAGGTTTTAGTTTTGCAAGGCAGGAAGGGAGCCACCGGTCTTACGTTAAAGAAGGAGTTTCAAGACCTGTTGTTATTCCTGCATACGATGAGGTGCCGATATCAATCATTAAAAACAACTTGACAACAGCCGGCATATCAAGAGACAGCTATTTTCAGCTGCTGGTTAAAGTCTAA
- a CDS encoding glycosyltransferase family 2 protein, with product MKNVSVAIITNNEQHNIEGALRSAMAAGEIIVVDSGSTDATVEICKSYNARVYVQSWRGYAMQKQTAIGYATLPWVFVLDADERITQGLVSEIAAATERDEVFDGYYVARKNFFLGRWIRHGGWSPDHVLRLFRNGEGRFQEREVHEKIIVNGKLGYLKNPIVHYTYESIGDFIKKMDNYSTLSAREISKSGKEPGFFALALKPPATFIKMYIVALGFLDGLHGFILALLYAVNTFLKYLKAWEKRGAKLTDEYYESKNCKDTKHSHTLL from the coding sequence TTGAAAAACGTTTCAGTTGCAATTATTACAAACAATGAGCAGCACAACATAGAGGGGGCACTAAGGAGTGCTATGGCGGCAGGTGAGATTATTGTTGTTGACAGTGGCAGCACTGATGCAACTGTGGAAATCTGCAAGTCTTATAACGCAAGGGTTTACGTTCAGTCGTGGAGGGGCTATGCCATGCAAAAACAAACAGCCATAGGGTATGCAACACTGCCGTGGGTTTTTGTTTTGGATGCGGATGAGAGGATAACACAGGGATTGGTTTCAGAGATAGCGGCGGCAACAGAGAGAGACGAGGTTTTTGACGGTTACTATGTGGCTAGGAAAAACTTCTTTTTAGGCCGGTGGATACGGCATGGCGGCTGGAGCCCCGACCATGTGCTGAGGTTATTCAGAAACGGGGAGGGAAGGTTTCAGGAGCGTGAAGTTCACGAAAAAATCATAGTTAACGGCAAATTGGGTTATTTGAAAAATCCGATAGTACATTACACATATGAGAGCATAGGTGATTTTATAAAGAAGATGGATAACTACTCAACCCTTTCGGCAAGAGAGATATCAAAATCCGGTAAAGAGCCTGGTTTTTTTGCTTTAGCATTAAAGCCCCCTGCAACTTTTATAAAAATGTACATAGTTGCCCTTGGGTTTCTTGACGGCCTGCATGGTTTTATCCTTGCGCTGCTATATGCTGTAAACACTTTTCTAAAATATCTGAAAGCATGGGAGAAAAGAGGTGCTAAGTTAACTGATGAGTACTATGAATCAAAAAACTGCAAAGACACTAAGCATAGTCATACCCTGTTATAA
- a CDS encoding glycosyltransferase family 2 protein: MSTMNQKTAKTLSIVIPCYNEELVIHEVYGRLTTLVSSYVESGLIKDYEIIYVDDGSADATLRELRAISEKDRKVKVISLSGNFGHQPALTAGLHAASGDMAVSLDADLQDPPEAIEEMVLKHYEGFDIVYGVRKSREEDTFFKRFTARFFYIFMRLMGVNLIYDHADYRLISKTALNEFKRYREVNRFLRGMFPNMRFTPGIVHYKREKRFAGETKYPLRKMLSFAVEGITSFSNFPLRLAFILGFLNFLAALGLVFWTILTKIHGNAIPGWASTVLPLYMFGGIQLMFIGVLSEYVGKIYLEVKSRPVYIIKESYNFEKPLT, encoded by the coding sequence ATGAGTACTATGAATCAAAAAACTGCAAAGACACTAAGCATAGTCATACCCTGTTATAATGAAGAGCTTGTGATTCATGAGGTTTATGGCAGGCTCACTACTCTTGTCAGCTCATATGTAGAGAGTGGGCTGATTAAAGATTACGAGATAATCTATGTGGATGACGGCTCAGCGGATGCAACGCTTAGGGAGCTCAGGGCAATAAGTGAAAAGGACAGGAAAGTGAAAGTAATATCGTTAAGCGGCAATTTTGGCCATCAGCCTGCACTGACAGCCGGTCTTCATGCAGCCTCTGGGGACATGGCCGTCTCACTTGACGCAGATTTGCAGGACCCGCCTGAGGCAATTGAGGAAATGGTATTAAAACACTACGAGGGGTTTGACATAGTCTATGGAGTGAGAAAGAGCCGTGAGGAGGATACCTTCTTTAAACGTTTCACTGCAAGGTTTTTTTATATATTTATGCGACTTATGGGTGTTAACCTTATATATGACCATGCCGATTACCGTCTTATTTCAAAAACTGCGCTTAATGAATTTAAAAGATACAGAGAAGTGAACCGTTTTTTGAGAGGGATGTTTCCCAACATGAGATTTACTCCGGGCATTGTGCATTATAAGAGAGAAAAGCGTTTTGCCGGTGAGACCAAGTATCCGCTCAGAAAGATGCTCTCTTTTGCAGTAGAGGGGATAACGTCATTTTCCAATTTCCCGCTTCGGCTTGCGTTTATACTAGGGTTTCTAAACTTTCTGGCTGCCCTGGGGCTTGTTTTCTGGACGATTTTAACCAAAATACATGGTAACGCTATTCCCGGCTGGGCCTCCACAGTGCTGCCTCTTTATATGTTTGGGGGGATACAGCTGATGTTTATAGGGGTGTTAAGCGAGTACGTGGGAAAAATATATCTCGAGGTTAAGAGCCGTCCGGTTTATATTATTAAAGAATCATACAATTTTGAAAAGCCCTTGACATAG
- a CDS encoding O-antigen ligase family protein: MLKDIFLTILRIGTILFIVFLFFDGYERYRNISLYTSLAAWCLLSLVTFSLGFRWKNVTFVSLILLFFSAVVSSSFSGNSPSAKILLPLYTMYLMPVMLYAMLATAFNGKDKIKLLCTILALLGVIRFFYTVFISRAAMPSTSWIDYDTARNLSLTATFFLPFMFVQYADGKGVKGVLWFIIAMFSIAGLFFIGVRASLVAALCAGFIWSAFLKEKRFFSVKLIVLSAIVVLVLFRFYPVQLDHVRDHIMEKTLVSMRLNTWKTTVDISKDSLITGHGIDTALMQDRYTKTAATTGAPMLPPKWPDNVFLTVFFMQGTAGIFLFAAAVLWAIIRLLTIKSDVIGTPNFTAIAILSALAAEIIMRVFFFEGNIINMSILLAMAGSLSDKASNRI, translated from the coding sequence ATGTTGAAGGATATTTTTCTTACCATACTGCGGATAGGTACAATACTGTTTATAGTGTTTCTTTTTTTTGACGGCTATGAAAGATACCGAAACATTTCACTTTATACATCGCTGGCAGCCTGGTGTCTTCTGTCCCTTGTAACGTTCAGCTTAGGTTTCAGATGGAAAAACGTCACGTTTGTTTCCCTTATATTGCTTTTCTTTTCTGCTGTTGTTTCCTCCTCTTTCTCAGGTAACAGCCCGTCTGCTAAGATTTTATTGCCTCTCTATACCATGTACTTAATGCCTGTCATGCTTTATGCCATGTTAGCCACCGCCTTTAACGGAAAGGACAAGATAAAATTGCTTTGCACGATTTTAGCCCTTCTGGGAGTTATACGTTTTTTTTATACTGTTTTTATATCCAGAGCCGCTATGCCATCCACAAGTTGGATTGATTATGACACTGCCAGGAACCTCTCTTTGACGGCTACATTTTTTCTACCCTTTATGTTTGTTCAGTATGCCGATGGAAAGGGAGTAAAGGGGGTTTTATGGTTTATAATTGCTATGTTTTCTATTGCAGGGCTGTTCTTTATCGGCGTCAGAGCCTCACTGGTCGCTGCTTTATGTGCAGGTTTTATCTGGAGCGCTTTTTTAAAAGAAAAGAGATTTTTCTCCGTAAAGTTAATTGTTTTATCGGCTATAGTGGTTCTTGTACTTTTTAGATTTTACCCCGTACAACTTGACCACGTCAGGGACCATATCATGGAGAAAACTCTTGTTTCCATGAGGTTAAATACATGGAAAACAACAGTGGATATCTCCAAAGACAGCTTAATTACAGGCCACGGTATTGATACTGCTTTGATGCAGGACAGATATACAAAAACAGCCGCAACCACAGGTGCTCCGATGCTGCCGCCAAAGTGGCCGGATAACGTGTTTTTAACTGTCTTCTTTATGCAGGGCACTGCCGGAATATTTCTTTTTGCCGCAGCCGTTCTTTGGGCGATAATCCGTTTGCTTACAATAAAATCAGATGTTATCGGCACGCCCAATTTCACTGCTATTGCAATACTCTCGGCATTGGCGGCGGAAATCATAATGCGTGTTTTCTTCTTTGAGGGAAACATTATAAATATGAGCATACTCTTAGCTATGGCCGGCTCCTTAAGCGATAAAGCATCAAACAGGATATGA
- a CDS encoding glycosyltransferase family 4 protein, protein MTIFYPVPEMLNGTNARFIQIVNTAYALSKQGVNVKLISGKIHGINQNDILQRFNLTPNPGFEIVFLPILRKSGPLSVSISALFNLALACYLYKRKNTGVIVVRHPKPAGFILSLKGLFKMPVIFEAHEIFHLSTEKNSRQAALKRLEMKIYKESDGFIAISHKLKDDIISIFGLPANTSSTVPDAVREDFFSEKKGAKRFLFYSGSLYKWKGIDLLIEAMKYLPDENLVIAGGGERLDELKQFAKDLGVSNRITFSGHLPHDKINGLLKDAKLSFIPNIQSEISKYTSPLKMFEYMAAGVPIVAANLPGISEVLTHGHCAMLFMPGNLQDLIAKTKALLSDETTSGTLAQNSRELARSYTYEKRAGGIIDFINRVIYNSPVQ, encoded by the coding sequence ATGACAATTTTTTACCCGGTCCCGGAGATGTTAAACGGTACAAATGCAAGGTTTATTCAAATCGTAAATACCGCATATGCCTTGTCAAAACAAGGCGTCAACGTTAAACTCATAAGCGGCAAAATCCATGGCATTAATCAAAATGATATATTACAACGCTTTAACTTAACCCCAAATCCAGGGTTTGAAATCGTTTTTTTACCGATCTTAAGAAAATCCGGGCCCCTTTCCGTCTCCATATCGGCGCTGTTTAATTTAGCCCTTGCCTGTTATCTGTATAAACGTAAAAACACAGGGGTTATTGTGGTAAGGCACCCAAAGCCGGCAGGTTTCATACTTTCTCTTAAGGGACTTTTTAAAATGCCTGTGATTTTTGAGGCTCATGAGATTTTCCATCTGAGCACGGAAAAAAACTCCAGACAAGCAGCTCTGAAGCGGCTGGAGATGAAAATATACAAAGAATCAGACGGTTTTATTGCAATCTCACATAAACTAAAAGATGATATAATCTCAATTTTCGGTTTGCCCGCCAACACATCCTCTACAGTACCGGATGCGGTAAGAGAAGATTTCTTTAGTGAAAAGAAGGGTGCTAAGCGTTTTCTTTTTTACTCCGGCTCTTTGTATAAGTGGAAGGGCATTGACCTCTTAATAGAGGCAATGAAGTATCTGCCTGATGAGAATCTTGTTATTGCAGGCGGTGGAGAGCGCCTTGATGAGCTTAAACAATTTGCAAAAGACCTTGGCGTATCAAACCGGATAACGTTTTCAGGGCATCTTCCTCATGATAAGATAAATGGGCTCTTAAAAGACGCCAAACTGTCTTTTATTCCCAACATCCAGAGTGAGATTTCAAAATACACCTCGCCTCTAAAGATGTTTGAGTACATGGCGGCAGGGGTTCCGATAGTGGCGGCAAACCTGCCTGGGATAAGTGAGGTGTTGACTCATGGGCACTGTGCAATGTTGTTTATGCCCGGGAATTTGCAGGACCTTATAGCTAAAACTAAAGCCTTATTGAGTGATGAAACCACTTCCGGCACACTTGCGCAAAACAGCAGAGAGCTTGCCCGCAGCTACACTTATGAAAAAAGAGCAGGTGGAATCATTGATTTTATTAACCGTGTAATTTATAATTCACCAGTGCAGTGA
- a CDS encoding OmpA family protein: protein MSYKKLIANSKSSGDENLWLITMTDLMSLLLVCFVMFFIITRNKEKALERAANQGTLKKVQNGETVKDSSSEAAQSLNSAIKELNLQNDVTVASKNNEVVITMRERVTFEPANAEILQDSAGVLDSVAEIIKKYPSFIIEIDGHTDNVPIKNRQYPSNWELSTARATSVLKYFTNMHSIEASRFYVKGNAEERPVAPNDTPEHRALNRRVEIRLRDAGIQETEKN from the coding sequence ATGTCTTACAAAAAACTTATTGCTAATTCAAAGTCCTCAGGGGATGAAAACCTCTGGCTGATTACAATGACCGATTTGATGTCATTGCTTTTGGTGTGCTTTGTCATGTTTTTTATTATCACAAGAAACAAGGAAAAGGCACTGGAGAGAGCCGCTAATCAGGGGACTTTAAAGAAAGTGCAAAATGGTGAAACGGTTAAAGACAGCAGCTCAGAGGCGGCACAATCGCTAAACTCCGCCATAAAAGAACTCAACCTGCAAAACGATGTAACCGTGGCGTCAAAAAACAATGAAGTCGTAATAACAATGAGAGAGCGTGTTACGTTTGAACCGGCAAATGCTGAGATTTTACAGGACTCCGCAGGTGTTTTAGATTCTGTCGCAGAAATAATAAAAAAGTATCCATCTTTTATAATAGAAATAGACGGCCACACTGATAACGTTCCCATAAAAAACCGGCAGTATCCGTCTAACTGGGAACTCTCTACTGCCAGGGCAACAAGTGTGTTGAAATACTTTACAAATATGCACTCGATAGAGGCATCAAGGTTTTACGTAAAGGGCAATGCAGAGGAACGTCCGGTTGCCCCTAACGATACACCGGAGCACAGGGCACTTAACAGAAGGGTGGAAATCCGCCTGCGGGATGCCGGCATACAAGAGACTGAAAAAAATTGA
- a CDS encoding MotA/TolQ/ExbB proton channel family protein, producing MKAMNLLSFTVIAGVLSAVVFSVFKGMGIGVFLNADALVIVIGGTVVGMFLAFPIDRIKNTVKDIIQSFRENTERNELVAEIIECAVVNRTKGIRELEEMTEGNVKDDFLRFGLTLVVNNHSERAIREIMDREMTDRMVNLNFSQNVLKTISRLTPSLGLTGTVISLIKLFKNFDSIDALAPLMAVALMSTFYGVVLANLIALPLSAKLRDYALTSESLMNVTIEGVVAISSMEHPSKIEERLSRYEDIDEIIYSKNNYDKALAFGETSR from the coding sequence ATGAAAGCAATGAACTTGTTATCATTTACAGTAATAGCCGGAGTACTTTCGGCGGTAGTGTTTTCAGTGTTTAAGGGAATGGGAATAGGCGTATTCTTAAATGCCGACGCCCTCGTTATTGTTATAGGCGGCACGGTTGTCGGTATGTTTCTGGCATTTCCTATAGACCGGATTAAAAATACAGTCAAAGATATAATACAGTCATTCCGTGAAAACACTGAGAGAAATGAGCTGGTTGCGGAAATTATAGAGTGTGCTGTGGTTAACCGCACTAAGGGAATCCGTGAGCTTGAGGAAATGACGGAGGGAAATGTTAAGGACGATTTCCTGCGCTTTGGCCTTACCCTTGTAGTCAATAATCACAGTGAAAGAGCCATAAGGGAAATCATGGATCGTGAAATGACCGACAGAATGGTTAATTTGAATTTCAGTCAGAATGTGCTTAAAACTATATCGAGGCTTACCCCGTCTCTGGGTCTTACCGGTACGGTTATTAGTCTAATAAAATTATTTAAGAATTTTGACTCCATAGACGCCCTTGCCCCTCTCATGGCGGTAGCACTGATGTCAACCTTTTACGGCGTGGTTTTAGCTAACCTCATTGCGCTGCCTCTCAGTGCTAAGCTCAGAGACTATGCACTGACATCCGAGAGCCTTATGAATGTTACCATTGAGGGCGTTGTTGCTATATCATCAATGGAGCACCCCTCTAAGATAGAAGAACGCCTGAGCAGATACGAGGATATTGATGAGATTATCTACTCCAAAAACAACTACGACAAGGCTTTGGCCTTTGGAGAGACCTCCCGTTAG
- a CDS encoding response regulator: MKSDNELLKTLTVLCVDNDELLRKILGRMLRRKFAKVYEAENGREGLKIYRDNCNEIDIVIADVEMPVMGGLTMIDKILEINASQQIIITTAYNDQYHLSGKVCDNVVKPIVVDKLLQSVLHCLGLKTGT; the protein is encoded by the coding sequence ATGAAATCAGATAATGAACTATTAAAAACGTTAACGGTGCTGTGTGTGGACAACGATGAGCTGCTTAGAAAAATACTTGGACGTATGCTCAGGAGAAAATTTGCTAAAGTCTATGAGGCGGAAAACGGCAGGGAAGGGCTTAAAATTTACAGAGATAACTGCAATGAGATTGATATAGTAATAGCCGATGTGGAGATGCCGGTAATGGGCGGATTGACAATGATTGACAAGATATTGGAGATAAACGCCTCACAGCAAATAATTATTACCACCGCCTATAATGATCAATATCACTTAAGCGGAAAGGTATGCGACAATGTTGTAAAACCTATAGTTGTGGATAAGTTGCTTCAGAGTGTTTTACATTGTTTGGGGCTTAAGACAGGCACTTGA